A genomic stretch from Neomonachus schauinslandi chromosome 16, ASM220157v2, whole genome shotgun sequence includes:
- the CDK10 gene encoding cyclin-dependent kinase 10 isoform X3, with product MGDPESESEQIRLKCIRKDGFFTVPPEHRLGRCRSVKEFEKLNRIGEGTYGIVYRARDTQTDEIVALKKVRMDKEKDGVPISSLREITLLLRLRHPNIVELKEVVVGNHLESIFLVMGYCEQDLASLLENMPTPFSEAQVKCIVLQVLRGLQYLHQNFIIHRDLKVSNLLMTDKGCVKTADFGLARAYGIPVKPMTPKVVTLWYRAPELLLGTTTQTTSIDMWAMGCILAELLAHKPLLPGTSEIHQVDLIVQLLGTPSENIWPGFSRLPLVGQYSLRKQPYNNLKHKFPWLSEAGLRLLNFLFMYDPKKRATARDGLESSYFKEKPLPCEPELMPTFPHHRNKRAVPATSEAQGKRCKP from the exons CTGGGACGGTGTCGGAGCGTGAAGGAGTTTGAGAAGCTGAACCGTATCGGGGAAGGCACCTATGGCATTGTGT ATCGGGCCCGGGACACCCAGACGGACGAGATTGTCGCCCTGAAGAAGGTGCGGATGGACAAGGAGAAGGATG GGGTCCCCATCAGCAGCCTTCGAGAGATCACACTGCTCCTTCGCCTTCGCCATCCGAATATCGTGGAGCTGAAGGAAGTGGTTGTGGGGAACCACCTGGAGAG CATCTTTCTGGTGATGGGTTATTGTGAGCAAGATCTGGCCAGCCTTCTGGAGAACATGCCAACACCCTTCTCTGAGGCCCAG GTCAAGTGCATTGTGCTGCAAGTGCTCCGAGGCCTTCAATATTTGCACCAGAACTTCATCATCCACAG GGACCTGAAGGTGTCCAACTTGCTCATGACCGATAAGGGCTGTGTGAAGACAG CGGATTTCGGCCTGGCCCGGGCTTATGGCATCCCAGTGAAGCCCATGACCCCCAAGGTGGTCACACTCTG GTACCGAGCCCCCGAACTGCTTTTGGGAACCACCACGCAGACCACCAGCATAGACATGTG GGCCATGGGCTGCATCCTGGCCGAGCTGCTGGCCCACAAGCCCCTTCTCCCTGGCACGTCCGAGATCCACCAGGTGGACCTGATTGTGCAGCTGCTGGGGACGCCCAGTGAGAACATCTGGCCA GGCTTCTCCAGGCTGCCGCTGGTGGGTCAGTACAGCCTGAGGAAGCAGCCGTACAACAACCTCAAACACAAGTTCCCGTGGCTCTCGGAGGCTGGCCTGCGCCTGCTGAACTTCCTCTTCATGTACGACCCCAAGAAAAG GGCAACGGCCAGAGATGGCCTGGAGAGCTCGTACTTCAAGGAGAAGCCCCTGC CCTGTGAGCCGGAGCTCATGcccaccttcccccaccaccGCAACAAGCGGGCCGTCCCGGCCACGTCTGAGGCCCAGGGCAAGCGCTGTAAGCCCTGA
- the CDK10 gene encoding cyclin-dependent kinase 10 isoform X4 — protein sequence MDKEKDGVPISSLREITLLLRLRHPNIVELKEVVVGNHLESIFLVMGYCEQDLASLLENMPTPFSEAQVKCIVLQVLRGLQYLHQNFIIHRDLKVSNLLMTDKGCVKTADFGLARAYGIPVKPMTPKVVTLWYRAPELLLGTTTQTTSIDMWAMGCILAELLAHKPLLPGTSEIHQVDLIVQLLGTPSENIWPGFSRLPLVGQYSLRKQPYNNLKHKFPWLSEAGLRLLNFLFMYDPKKRATARDGLESSYFKEKPLPCEPELMPTFPHHRNKRAVPATSEAQGKRCKP from the exons ATGGACAAGGAGAAGGATG GGGTCCCCATCAGCAGCCTTCGAGAGATCACACTGCTCCTTCGCCTTCGCCATCCGAATATCGTGGAGCTGAAGGAAGTGGTTGTGGGGAACCACCTGGAGAG CATCTTTCTGGTGATGGGTTATTGTGAGCAAGATCTGGCCAGCCTTCTGGAGAACATGCCAACACCCTTCTCTGAGGCCCAG GTCAAGTGCATTGTGCTGCAAGTGCTCCGAGGCCTTCAATATTTGCACCAGAACTTCATCATCCACAG GGACCTGAAGGTGTCCAACTTGCTCATGACCGATAAGGGCTGTGTGAAGACAG CGGATTTCGGCCTGGCCCGGGCTTATGGCATCCCAGTGAAGCCCATGACCCCCAAGGTGGTCACACTCTG GTACCGAGCCCCCGAACTGCTTTTGGGAACCACCACGCAGACCACCAGCATAGACATGTG GGCCATGGGCTGCATCCTGGCCGAGCTGCTGGCCCACAAGCCCCTTCTCCCTGGCACGTCCGAGATCCACCAGGTGGACCTGATTGTGCAGCTGCTGGGGACGCCCAGTGAGAACATCTGGCCA GGCTTCTCCAGGCTGCCGCTGGTGGGTCAGTACAGCCTGAGGAAGCAGCCGTACAACAACCTCAAACACAAGTTCCCGTGGCTCTCGGAGGCTGGCCTGCGCCTGCTGAACTTCCTCTTCATGTACGACCCCAAGAAAAG GGCAACGGCCAGAGATGGCCTGGAGAGCTCGTACTTCAAGGAGAAGCCCCTGC CCTGTGAGCCGGAGCTCATGcccaccttcccccaccaccGCAACAAGCGGGCCGTCCCGGCCACGTCTGAGGCCCAGGGCAAGCGCTGTAAGCCCTGA